The proteins below are encoded in one region of Hordeum vulgare subsp. vulgare chromosome 3H, MorexV3_pseudomolecules_assembly, whole genome shotgun sequence:
- the LOC123444921 gene encoding scarecrow-like protein 9, producing MVMDAALYDWCGPLPAGSKLPIHPQITAEDLESLLLLPSDGADAAAYLNAAPAPLLPASADTASPPPPPGDASAPSPAAPDDSEVFSDIVLGYINRMLMAEDIDEKFDHYPAHPALLAAEKPFLEILADQPPCSGGSTVESPDGSSVTTNSFNSLASCNCAAPSGGLCAMQAPPALEFPTPEFPHPPHFYQDLSPESCVVEAGGAWPPCDPMEFNPLPDALLSQSSSFASSNGSSVAFPEGFEPWLSTADAVPHAALSDFVLQSQQAAQFSRGFEEASRFLPQESKLVIDLDSLPSVWVKQDNKVVEVKREKADAQVAIHRGKKHFYGDDLDADEVRCCKHSAPVVDADHLVREMMDKVLLCDGETCSRGVKELREALQHDVANHSGAAHGKGSGHGKGRGKKQVKQPKKEVVDLETLLIHCAQSVSIDDRRSATDLLRQIRQHASATGDGDQRLAHCFANGLEARLAGNGSRIYKLHTISRFACTDVLKAYQLYLAACPFKKISHYFANQTIMNAVEKAKKVHIVDFGVYYGFQWPCLIQRLGKRPGGPPELRITAIDTPQPGFRPAERIDEIGRYLSDYAQTFKVPFKYHGIASQFEAVRVEDLHIEKDEILIVNSMFRFKTLMDESVVAESPRNMVLNTIRKMNPHVFIHGVTNGSYNAPFFVSRFREALFHFSAAFDMLEANIPRDNEERLLIESALFSREAINVISCEGMERMERPETYKQWQVRNQRAGFKQLPLDQEIMKRAREKVKCYHKNFIIDEDNKWLLQGWKGRILYALSTWKANPQSS from the coding sequence ATGGTCATGGACGCCGCGCTCTACGACTGGTGCGGGCCGCTGCCCGCCGGATCCAAGCTGCCAATCCACCCCCAGATCACCGCGGAGGACCTCGAGTCGCTGCTTCTCCTGCCGTCCGACGGCGCCGACGCGGCCGCCTACCTGAATGCCGCGCCGGCTCCCCTGCTGCCTGCCTCGGCCGACaccgcgtcgccgccgccgccacccggaGACGCCTCGGCCCCCTCACCAGCCGCGCCGGACGACTCGGAGGTGTTCTCCGACATCGTGCTGGGCTACATCAACCGCATGCTCATGGCCGAGGACATCGACGAGAAGTTCGACCACTACCCAGCCCACCCGGCGCTGCTCGCCGCCGAGAAGCCCTTCCTCGAGATCCTCGCCGACCAGCCGCCCTGCTCGGGCGGGAGCACGGTCGAGAGCCCGGACGGCAGCAGCGTCACCACCAACTCCTTCAACAGCCTCGCTTCCTGCAACTGCGCCGCGCCTTCCGGTGGCCTCTGTGCCATGCAGGCGCCGCCCGCTCTCGAGTTCCCCACGCCGGAGTTCCCGCACCCGCCGCACTTCTATCAGGATCTGAGCCCTGAGAGCTGCGTGGTGGAAGCAGGCGGCGCGTGGCCGCCGTGCGACCCCATGGAATTCAACCCTCTTCCTGACGCGCTGCTCTCACAATCCTCGTCCTTCGCGTCTTCAAATGGCAGCAGTGTTGCATTTCCAGAGGGCTTCGAGCCGTGGCTCAGCACGGCGGATGCTGTGCCTCATGCTGCCTTGAGCGATTTTGTTCTGCAGAGCCAACAAGCGGCGCAGTTCAGCCGAGGATTTGAAGAGGCGAGCAGATTTCTGCCTCAAGAGAGCAAGCTTGTGATTGACCTTGACAGTTTACCGTCAGTTTGGGTGAAACAAGATAACAAGGTTGTGGAGGTCAAGAGAGAGAAGGCTGATGCTCAAGTGGCAATTCATCGAGGAAAGAAGCATTTCTATGGTGACGACTTGGATGCAGATGAAGTGAGATGCTGCAAGCATTCAGCGCCTGTCGTCGACGCAGATCACCTTGTGCGGGAGATGATGGACAAGGTCTTGCTATGTGACGGGGAGACATGCTCTAGAGGTGTCAAGGAGCTGCGTGAGGCCCTGCAGCACGATGTTGCAAATCATTCAGGTGCTGCCCATGGCAAAGGGTCTGGCCATGGCAAGGGCCGTGGCAAGAAACAAGTCAAACAACCCAAGAAGGAGGTGGTCGACTTGGAGACTCTCCTCATTCATTGTGCTCAGTCCGTGTCCATTGATGACCGGCGGAGTGCAACCGATCTCCTGAGGCAGATCAGGCAGCATGCATCTGCCACCGGCGATGGTGACCAGCGTTTGGCACACTGCTTTGCCAATGGCCTTGAGGCGAGGCTTGCTGGTAATGGAAGTCGGATTTACAAGTTACATACCATATCACGGTTTGCATGCACTGATGTGCTGAAAGCCTACCAACTGTACTTAGCGGCTTGCCCATTCAAGAAGATCTCTCATTACTTTGCCAACCAAACCATTATGAATGCTGTGGAGAAAGCCAAGAAAGTTCACATTGTTGACTTCGGCGTATACTATGGCTTTCAGTGGCCATGTCTCATTCAACGGCTAGGTAAAAGGCCTGGAGGCCCCCCAGAACTTCGGATCACAGCAATAGACACACCTCAGCCTGGTTTTCGCCCAGCAGAGCGCATCGATGAGATTGGAAGATATCTAAGTGATTATGCTCAGACCTTCAAAGTTCCTTTCAAATACCATGGCATCGCATCTCAATTTGAGGCTGTTCGGGTTGAGGATCTCCACATTGAGAAGGACGAGATTCTGATTGTCAACAGCATGTTCAGGTTCAAGACTTTGATGGATGAGAGCGTGGTAGCTGAGAGTCCAAGGAACATGGTATTGAACACAATAAGGAAGATGAACCCACATGTGTTCATTCATGGGGTCACCAATGGATCCTATAATGCACCATTCTTCGTCTCGCGCTTCCGGGAGGCATTGTTCCACTTCTCTGCTGCCTTCGACATGCTGGAGGCCAACATTCCCAGGGATAACGAGGAGAGGCTGCTCATTGAGTCGGCTCTGTTTAGCCGGGAGGCGATTAATGTGATATCTTGTGAGGGAATGGAGAGGATGGAGAGGCCAGAGACCTACAAGCAGTGGCAGGTGCGGAATCAGAGAGCTGGGTTCAAGCAGCTCCCGCTGGACCAGGAGATCATGAAGCGTGCGCGGGAGAAAGTGAAGTGCTACCACAAGAATTTCATCATCGACGAGGACAACAAGTGGTTACTACAAGGATGGAAGGGGCGTATCCTGTATGCCCTCTCAACATGGAAGGCGAATCCCCAATCTTCCTAG
- the LOC123444920 gene encoding laccase-4-like produces the protein MAMTIYSGLHCSLLMATLTLLVVQAQGITRHYDFNIQMANVTRLCGTKSIVTVNGQFPGPELIAREGDRVHVRVTNHVAHNMSIHWHGVRQMRTGWADGPAYITQCPIQTGQTYVYKFTVTAQRGTLWWHAHISWFRSTVYGAIVILPKLGVPYPFPAPHKELPVIFGEWWLSDTEAIVSTALKVGGAPNISDAFTINGLPGPLYDCSAKDTFKLKVEPGKTYLLRLINAALNDELFFSVANHTLTVVEVDAVYVKPFTVKTLVISPGQTTNVLLATKPVYPGANFYMLARPYSTIRPGTFDNSTVAGILEYRNPGSPSSSSFDKALPIFKPMLPYYNDTNFVTNFTTKLRSLATKQYPAAVPQSVDRRFFFTIGLGTLPCPKNMTCQGPNGTQFAAAVNNVSLVLPSTALLQSHFTGLTSGVYAANFPVMPLSPFNYTGTPPNNTNVATGTKLLAVSFNTSVELVMQDTSILGIESHPLHLHGFNFFVVGQGFGNYDAVNDPAKFNLVDPVERNTVGVPAGGWVAIRFLADNPGVWFMHCHLEVHTTWGLRMAWLVQDGSKPSQKLLPPPSDMPKC, from the exons ATGGCCATGACTATCTACTCCGGTCTTCACTGTTCTCTCCTCATGGCAACCCTGACGCTGCTCGTCGTCCAGGCGCAGGGCATCACCCGGCACTACGATTTCAAC ATTCAAATGGCGAACGTGACGAGGCTGTGCGGCACGAAGAGCATCGTGACGGTGAACGGGCAGTTCCCGGGGCCGGAGCTGATCGCGAGGGAGGGCGACCGCGTGCACGTCCGCGTCACCAACCACGTCGCGCACAACATGTCAATCCACTG GCACGGCGTCCGGCAGATGCGGACTGGATGGGCGGACGGGCCGGCGTACATCACGCAGTGCCCGATCCAGACGGGGCAGACCTACGTGTACAAGTTCACGGTGACCGCGCAGCGCGGCACGCTGTGGTGGCACGCGCACATCTCCTGGTTCCGCTCCACCGTCTACGGCGCCATCGTCATCCTCCCCAAGCTCGGCGTCCCCTACCCGTTCCCGGCGCCGCACAAGGAGCTCCCCGTCATCTTCG GTGAATGGTGGTTGTCGGACACCGAGGCCATAGTCAGCACGGCCCTCAAGGTGGGCGGAGCCCCCAACATCTCCGACGCGTTCACGATCAACGGCCTTCCTGGGCCGCTCTACGACTGCTCCGCCAAAG ACACGTTCAAGCTGAAGGTGGAGCCCGGGAAGACGTACCTGCTGCGCCTCATCAACGCCGCGCTCAACGACGAGCTCTTCTTCTCCGTGGCCAACCACACGCTCACTGTCGTCGAGGTCGACGCCGTGTACGTGAAGCCGTTCACCGTCAAGACCCTGGTCATCTCCCCGGGCCAGACCACCAATGTCCTGCTCGCCACCAAGCCGGTCTACCCCGGCGCCAACTTCTACATGTTGGCCCGGCCCTACTCCACCATCAGGCCCGGCACCTTCGACAACTCCACCGTCGCCGGCATCCTCGAGTACCGCAACCCCGGCTCGCCCTCTTCGTCAAGCTTCGACAAGGCCTTGCCCATCTTCAAGCCGATGCTGCCCTACTACAACGACACCAACTTCGTCACCAACTTCACGACCAAGCTCCGCAGCCTCGCCACAAAACAGTACCCGGCGGCCGTGCCGCAGTCGGTGGACAGGCGCTTCTTCTTCACCATCGGGCTGGGCACGCTCCCGTGCCCCAAGAACATGACGTGCCAGGGGCCCAACGGCACGCAGTTCGCGGCGGCCGTGAACAACGTCTCCCTCGTGCTCCCGTCCACGGCGCTGCTGCAGTCGCACTTCACCGGCCTCACCAGCGGCGTCTACGCGGCCAACTTCCCGGTCATGCCCCTGTCGCCCTTCAACTACACGGGGACGCCGCCGAACAACACCAACGTGGCCACCGGGACCAAGCTCCTCGCGGTGTCCTTCAACACGTCGGTGGAGCTGGTGATGCAGGACACGAGCATCCTCGGCATCGAGAGCCACCCACTTCACCTCCACGGATTCAACTTCTTCGTGGTCGGGCAAGGCTTCGGCAACTACGACGCCGTGAACGACCCGGCCAAGTTCAACCTCGTCGACCCCGTCGAGCGCAACACCGTCGGCGTGCCGGCCGGCGGGTGGGTGGCCATTCGATTCCTCGCTGACAACCCAG GTGTATGGTTCATGCATTGCCATTTGGAGGTGCACACGACATGGGGTCTGAGAATGGCGTGGCTGGTGCAGGACGGCAGCAAGCCGAGCCAGAAGCTGCTGCCCCCGCCGTCTGACATGCCCAAATGCTGA